The Fimbriimonadaceae bacterium nucleotide sequence TTCGGGCCCGGACCACGGGGGCCATGACCTGGAGGCGCGTGCCCTCGGGCAGGGCAAGGGCCGCGTCGACGATCGTGTCGGTCGACTGGCGCTCGATTGGGCCGTGACCGTTCGGACAGTGGGGGACGCCGACCCGGGCGAAGAGGATGCGAAGGTAGTCGTAGATCTCCGTGACCGTGCCGACGGTCGAGCGGGGGTTCTTCGAAGCGCTCTTCTGGTCGATGCTGATGGCGGGCGAAAGGCCGTCGATGTGATCGACGTCCGGTTTGTCCATTTGGCCGAGGAATTGGCGGGCGTAGGCGCTCAGGCTCTCGACGTAGCGTCGTTGGCCCTCTGCATAAATCGTGTCGAACGCGAGGCTGGACTTGCCGCTACCGCTCAAGCCGGTGATCACCACAAGCTTGTCACGGGGGATCTCGACGGTCACGTTCTTGAGGTTGTTCTCTCGCGCGCCGACGACAACGATCTTCTCGCTGGACACGGCCCCGATCATACCCGTGCCATGAGTAGACATATGACGACTTAATGCCTATCGTTCCATGGAAGTCCCGGCCTCGTACGTTTGGGTCGAACCTGTGGAAAATTGTAACGACGGGGATGGATTTCTCCGATTTAGGCGTATCATGGCTAGGATGCGAGTTAAGAGCCTCTACGTCGGTCTATTGACCGTTGCGCTCGCGGGTAGCGCCTTTTCTCAAGAAACCCCGCAGCCGCTGACCATCGGCGACCCGGCCCCGACTTTCAAGCCGGTCGGCTGGGTGAAGGGAACCCCGGTGCCCGAGTTCGAGAAAGGGAAGGTCTACGTCGTCGAGTTTTGGGCCACTTGGTGCGGCCCTTGCCTGCAGTCCATGCCCCACCTGAGCGACATGGCCGACAAGATGAAAGGCAAGGTCGACTTCATCGGAGTGAACACGTGGGACCGGAACGAGGAGGGCGAGAAAGAGCCCGGCAACGCGAAGCACGAGGAGCGCATCAAGAAGTTCGTGGCCGAGAACGGCCAGAAGATGCGCTACAACGTCGCGATGGACGACGAGCGCGACACGATCGCCAACACTTGGATGCGCGCCGCCGGCCAAAACGGCATCCCCTGCGCCTTCATCGTCAACCAGGAGGGCCAGATCGCTTGGATCGGCCACCCGATGAGCATGGAAGAGCCGGTCGAGCAGGTCTATAACGGCACGTTCGACCTCCAAGCCTTCAAGACGAAGTTCGACGAGGAAGCCGCCCAGGCCCGCGCCGAGATGAAGCTTTCCCAAGACGCCCAGGCCGCCGCTAAGGAAGGCGACATGGAGAAGTTCGAGGGGCTCATCGCAAAATTCGACGGTGAGAAGAGCGACGCGGTCGTGCGGGGCGCGAGCATCGCTTCCCGCGCGAACCCCGAGTTCGCCATGAAGTATGTTGAGGCGAACATGGACAAGGTCACCGTCGACCCCGTCGACTGGTGCAACATCCTGGGCTCGATCGCCCAGTCCACCAAGGACGAAGCGACGAAGACCAAGGCTCTCGCGATGTCGGCCGATTGTGCCGAGAAGGCGAACCCCGAGATGAAGGGCGTCGCCTACGCCTTCCACGCCCGGTCGCTCTCCCAAACCGGACGCAAGGACGAGGCGAAGCAGTACATCGCGAAGGCGCGCGCGGCCGTCAAGGACTATCCTGAGCAGGGCCGCGAATCGCTGTCCAAGTTCATCGACGGCATCGAGAAGTCGATCCAGTAACGGGGGCGAGACCCTTATGCAGGGGGCGCGGGCCGACTTTGGCCCGCGCCCCCGGTCGTTTCGCCGGGCTCGTGCTCGTACTCGACCAGCGCCTTGGCCCGCGACCAGAGTCCGGCGACCACCATGCACATGAACCCGCCGATGACGATCGACGCCCGTTCGCCGACCCAGCTCGCCACCGCACCGGCCTCGAAATCGCCAAGCTGGGGCCCGCTAATGTGGAAGAGGCTGCTGGTCGCGGACATCCGTCCGCGAAGCTCGTCCGGCGTGGCCAACTGGCGGATCGTTTGGCGCATCACCGTGCTCACCATGTCCGCCGCCCCCACGCACGCCAGGCAGGCACAGGCCACTGGCAGGTTCGGCGCTAGTCCGAAGCCGATTGTGGCCAGGCCGAAGAGCGCGATCATGGCCACCACCCATCGACCCTGGTTGCGGATGGTCGGAAGCCAGGCGAGCGAGGATGCGGCCAGAAGCGCGCCCATGG carries:
- a CDS encoding TlpA family protein disulfide reductase — translated: MRVKSLYVGLLTVALAGSAFSQETPQPLTIGDPAPTFKPVGWVKGTPVPEFEKGKVYVVEFWATWCGPCLQSMPHLSDMADKMKGKVDFIGVNTWDRNEEGEKEPGNAKHEERIKKFVAENGQKMRYNVAMDDERDTIANTWMRAAGQNGIPCAFIVNQEGQIAWIGHPMSMEEPVEQVYNGTFDLQAFKTKFDEEAAQARAEMKLSQDAQAAAKEGDMEKFEGLIAKFDGEKSDAVVRGASIASRANPEFAMKYVEANMDKVTVDPVDWCNILGSIAQSTKDEATKTKALAMSADCAEKANPEMKGVAYAFHARSLSQTGRKDEAKQYIAKARAAVKDYPEQGRESLSKFIDGIEKSIQ